The Achromobacter deleyi genome has a window encoding:
- a CDS encoding HD domain-containing protein, translating to MQPNTLEKQLSFLREIDRLKSVVRQSPLLDKSRKENSAEHSWHLAMYALILNEYACGSVNTDRVIRMLLLHDVVEIDVGDFPIHGGSSSQLQAEQESRAAARLFGLLPPQQGNEFLSLWQEFERAETEDAKFAKALDRFQPLLINIFTGGGTWAENGVSLEQVLARYGPVIQRGAPQLWAVCEQWVARHFSEQTPGTGTPVEH from the coding sequence ATGCAACCGAACACACTGGAAAAGCAGCTGAGCTTTCTAAGGGAAATCGACCGGCTGAAAAGCGTCGTACGGCAATCGCCGCTGCTTGATAAAAGCCGGAAGGAAAATTCCGCCGAGCATTCCTGGCACCTGGCGATGTACGCCCTGATACTGAACGAGTACGCCTGCGGCTCCGTGAATACGGATCGGGTCATACGGATGCTCTTGCTGCATGACGTGGTCGAGATAGATGTCGGGGACTTTCCGATCCACGGCGGGTCGTCGAGCCAATTGCAGGCCGAACAGGAATCCCGAGCAGCGGCGCGCTTGTTTGGCTTGCTGCCGCCGCAACAAGGCAACGAATTTCTAAGCCTGTGGCAAGAATTCGAGCGCGCCGAGACAGAAGACGCGAAGTTCGCCAAAGCGCTCGATCGCTTTCAGCCGCTTCTCATCAATATATTCACCGGCGGAGGAACCTGGGCGGAGAACGGCGTTTCGCTTGAGCAGGTCCTTGCCCGGTACGGTCCTGTCATCCAGCGAGGCGCACCCCAGCTGTGGGCCGTGTGCGAGCAATGGGTGGCCCGGCATTTTTCAGAGCAGACGCCGGGGACAGGCACGCCGGTGGAGCATTAG
- a CDS encoding cytochrome b has translation MSQPAYSVQRSPARFSLFARLLHWTMAIGIVAMLFIGVGMVASVSERHQWLMQIHKPLGVALLALVCIRLGTRLYKGVPALPAALPAWQRQAALASHILLYALMFAMPLIGWAMVSAGGYPVMAGGWQLPAIAPANAALFSWLRGAHRYLAFLLFATVLLHLAAALFHGWIRRDGVLESMTRGR, from the coding sequence AACGATCTCCGGCCAGGTTCAGCCTGTTTGCACGCTTGCTGCATTGGACGATGGCGATCGGCATTGTCGCAATGCTGTTCATCGGCGTGGGCATGGTGGCTTCGGTATCCGAGCGGCACCAGTGGTTGATGCAAATCCATAAACCCCTGGGCGTGGCGCTGCTGGCGCTGGTTTGCATACGCCTGGGCACGCGGCTGTACAAAGGGGTTCCGGCCTTGCCTGCCGCGCTTCCGGCCTGGCAGCGCCAGGCGGCGCTGGCCTCGCACATCCTGTTGTACGCGCTGATGTTCGCGATGCCGCTCATCGGCTGGGCGATGGTGTCGGCCGGAGGCTATCCGGTCATGGCGGGCGGCTGGCAATTGCCGGCCATTGCGCCCGCCAACGCGGCCTTGTTCAGCTGGCTGCGTGGCGCGCACCGCTATCTTGCCTTTCTGCTCTTTGCTACGGTGCTGCTGCATCTTGCCGCCGCGTTGTTCCATGGCTGGATACGGCGTGACGGTGTGCTGGAATCGATGACGCGCGGCCGCTGA